Part of the Cololabis saira isolate AMF1-May2022 chromosome 15, fColSai1.1, whole genome shotgun sequence genome, AGAAATCGTGAGAATCCTGGATCGTTCACCTGAGTCTTTCTTCCGTTCCAGTGACAACGACAACTTGAAGAAGAACATAGATTTTCTAATCTCACTGGGACTTAACACCAAGGACCTTCATCGGTTGCTGACCACGGCACCACGGACCTTCTCCAACAGCGTAGAGCTCAACAAGCACATGGTCCAGCTTCTGGAAAATATCTGTTTGGAGCTCGGTGGAAGAAATCCAGAAGAGTTTGCAAAAACGGTTATATCTCGAAACGTCTATATTCTCATCAGAAGCACTAAAAGAGTCAGGTCAAACATCGACAACCTGAGAGAGTCTCTTAAGCTGAGCAATTCTGAACTGTTGGCCCTTCTTCAAGGCCCTGGGGCGGAAATTTTGGACCTGTCAAATGAGTATCTAAAAAAGAATTTTAACAGCCTTCAGCAGAAGATGGTTGAACTTGGCTGTCAGGAAGATGACATCAAGAAATTGATCATCAGTTATCCATTGGTTCTCTACATTGGACTAGAAACACTGAGCTCCAAAATAGATTGTCTTCTGGAAGGAGGAATAACAATGGAGCAGATCGTCAAGAAGCCCAAGGTGTTGGACTACAGCACGAAGAACATTACCGGGCGACTGGGGGAGCTGCACAAAGTGGGATATGACTTcgaaaaaaatggtatcaacATCTTGGACACTAGTCGGAAGCGATTTGTTGCAAAAATGGAAAAGCTTAATGCCTCATCAGATGGATGAATGTAGCTGCTTCTCCTGTGGTGTTAGACAATAATAAATGTTATTTGTTTCTTCAGTTTAGAATATTAATGTTTGATCATCTAAGATtttaaatttaataaataaGAAATGCTGGAATTTTCTCTTTTGTAAAATTTCAGGTTAATCATAAGAGCTCCAGAGATTACTTTTCAATTCTATTgagaacattttttatttttttccctgggTGGAAAGATCTTGATCTTCAACACTGATTTCTATTCGTTTTCTGATACTTGATTGAATCGATTGACTGAATTAACTTGTTTCAGATTAGATATTAAGTATTTATTGACAAGAACATGATTTTTACTTGaacaaaagatcatcctttcgTTAAAACGCACATGCAATTTCGTAAAATATTTGTCCAGTTTTTCTCATTTACAAGATTGTTTTGGGGTGTCAtgtagaaggaaaaaagaaaatgtgcctGACAGGCATAGAAATAATGATGTACTAGTTTTGATATGTGTAACTACTGATTCTGATTTGATGCATTTTAAGCGAAATGGATTATAAGTTTAGGTGTTTTTGTAAAAACAAGTTAAATTTAGCCATAATCTGTACAGACTTCATATTCAGCATGTGTTAGCGCAGCCAGTACACAAGTAAACCTTTATAATAATGTCTTTAGGTCTTTGTTGTGTATGACACAGTCAGAATGATTTAACTTTAAGTAACTTTTAAGATTTGCTACTGTACATGAAGTCAATAGTCGTGTTCCCAGTGACAGTTTCTTGCAAAAGAAACTGAATTTCCTATAAAGGTAGCACTGTCGGTGCTTCCATTGGTGTTTCTCTGTATAAGCGTAACTCATAAACTCATACTCGTATAGAAAATATCTACTTTcaagaagatggacaaaaacatctttgggTCATTCCAGATTTGGAGGATATTTAGGCTTCaaaatttttgaaaaataaacctCTTTCTTATTTCTGTTATGGATTCATCAATAATAGGTAATAAACCTTTTCAAGCATCAAAggcctattttttattttatgttatatttGTTATTTGCCATATTTGGTGCAACCCTGTTACCAACATTCAGGTACCTGAAAAAAggtgattaattttttttaaactataagTCCTTTAACTTTAAGTATAGAAAGTAACATTATAACTGACAAACCATTTGATTTGGTTAAAAATGAAATTAACTAACTGGAAATCCATCTTTCCCAACTTTTCAATATTGGCATGTTACTTATTTCAGTATTTCCTTTCAAATATTTCCtctaataaataattaatatgaTTACTTAAACTTTTTAAAGGACAATAAACCTATTGTCCTTGTAAGCTGAGGAATTCATTTATGATTATTTTTCATTAACATTATATGGTAACAGGGTTGAAACTAGAGTAACAGGGTAGCTACATTATTTTTGATTATAGATCATGACGTAAACGTGTAAATTAGATGCTCAAGACCAGAGAAATGTTATTAGACTTCTGATTAGCATTAATATTTACTGTCTGAACTATTTATCCAATGCagtgccaatttctgctgcctATACTTCAGGATTTTGCTGGtgatgattatatatatatatatatatatatatatatatatatatatatatatatatatataccggtatatattaTTACTCCTGCAATGATGGGTTGTCTGGCTCTCTTTAGTAGAATTGTTGTACTTGGTACTAGTTCTAGTTCCTGCTGCATcgttatggaggtagatttgtgtcttaattattcaatcaaaaaaaagattgcttcaatcaaaaaatatattttcaattaaaaaaaaattcacttcaatcaaagaaaattatttcaatcaaagaaaaagtgtttgaatgtaaacaaatatttaagacaaaaaaaatgcatttgaacactgtttttctttgattggaaatgttttctttgatagaagtgaagtttttttttgtttgatgcaacttttttgattgaagtagtgtttttttgtgtttgggccatattatgggtaggacatttgtgactttatcatttaatcaaaaaagaagttgcttcaaaaagaaaaaaatatattcaatgaaaaaaaatcacttcaataaaaaaaagtttttaatcaaagaaaaaaagtgtttgaatgcaaaaaaatatttgagacccaaaaaattgcatgTGAATTTGAAACCCCTGGATTTGCGCAAATCCAGGGTAGTGTAAGGTCGTCAAGATACGGAACCATTTATCAATAGGTTTATGACGGAATCCATTAACCGCTGCACAATGTTTCCTGCACGTTTGCTGTTGGAGTAGCAAACTAGCTCTGATTACAAtcattgtattatttttttattacttttcatAAACGTTAACTTAGTCATAGACACGCGTTACACAAGTGACCAAGCCAGGGCCTTCGGTgcttttacgttattagtttagtgtttttgttttgcttttagcAGGGCTAGCCATGTTTCAGTAGCTGTTTAACTTCAGTTTACGGAAAGAAAACGTGTAAGTAAGTTGCCTCGTATCAACGTTTGACCTTACAGTACATAGTTGTGCTTTTGAAGCTGAATAGGCTGCAGAATGAGTAGAGTTTAGCTGCACAGAAACGGTGAGACTTTCAGTGTCTGAGCAAACGACActttcatgttttttcattCAGTTTCAGGAAATAGTTCCATTATATACAACAAACATTAGTAGGAAGTCTTGATGCCAAATTCTATAGAACTGAAAGTCTAGTCTAAATATCATGATGGAATGCACTTAAAGTATTAACAATAAGAGTTAAAAACCTGGCACTTTTAGGCTGATATACttttacatacaggactgtctcagaaaatttgaatattgtgataaagccttttattattttaatactgctgattatggcttacagattaagattcctagaatattctattttttttagataggatatttgagttttcttaaactgtaagccatgatcattaatattaaaataataaaaggcttgcaatatttcagttgatttgtaatgaatccaatgaatttttgtttttgtaattgcattacagaaaatcacaatattctaattttctgagacagtcctgtattatatCATTGATTGAATGTTGAATCTGAATACCTTTGTCTGAAGTGGTC contains:
- the LOC133461449 gene encoding transcription termination factor 1, mitochondrial, producing the protein MAAVYQVKALHGFCQFQIFRSLKLVPVQLTSVCLQRRLCIDNNGPNKPPANPENESLLENLNVMGVDVQMARRRQPGVLRKVFTNEKGVARFLQQKGANHKVIAGIVSRYPRAITRSIDHLEQRWHLWRNVFNTDAEIVRILDRSPESFFRSSDNDNLKKNIDFLISLGLNTKDLHRLLTTAPRTFSNSVELNKHMVQLLENICLELGGRNPEEFAKTVISRNVYILIRSTKRVRSNIDNLRESLKLSNSELLALLQGPGAEILDLSNEYLKKNFNSLQQKMVELGCQEDDIKKLIISYPLVLYIGLETLSSKIDCLLEGGITMEQIVKKPKVLDYSTKNITGRLGELHKVGYDFEKNGINILDTSRKRFVAKMEKLNASSDG